GCCCTGACTATTCACAGTTCAACTTGAATAAAATgattttgcttttcttgttaatGCAACTGAGAACCCACAACCCGGAGCATTTCACTGTACTGCAGATGTTTAAGCAATTGAGAGGAGAAACGCGAGAAGTCAAGAGCACGATCTCATGTTCACCGCTTTGGCAAAGGAaccaatattaataataataataataataatgatcgttgacgatgataatgatgacgatgataatggatgatgatgatgacgacgacgatgatatgACGATGAGGATggtaataatcataataatttgaaaagttttttaAGATAAAAGACAAGAATTAAAGTGGATCCTTTGCCAGCAGCGGTATCTTTCTCGCCCttaacttttctccaagttgtaACGCTATCTGTTTCCCAACCTCCTCGTTTCTTTCAGCCCTTGCTTTCCTCAGCTCTTGTACAAGCACACGCGCCTCTTTTCATATGCTAGTAGATGAGAGCCAGATTGAAAGCCCCGGGTTATAAGCCCTTTGCAAAAAACAGTTCTTGTGCTTACAAGTTGTAAAATCAGCTATGACAAAGGTCTTGGTAACAGAAATACAAAAAGACTACATCGTGAAAAGTCAAACAGTGGTAAAAGGCCGAAACCGAAGCACTCAAAACCCCTCAAGTTCAGATTGCTAAACATGGCCCATgactaaaaattgaaaaaaactggCAAAACATTTTACAATGCCATTCAAGTACTTTACAGCTAACAACAGGACGACAGTGGAACAACCACCGTAATTTTATAACTTGGCTTTTCATGAACATATCCTCTCCAATAAAAATCTTAGAcgaaaattttttaaattaaagGACAAAATTTTATAGAGACGGTATCCACACTCTTTCAAAGTCACTTAAAGTATTTGTAAGCGGCGTACAGCGCAAGGCCGACGCCAGCAACCCCTGCGGCGATTTTGAAGGACTTTATGGCCGTTTCCCAATGGCATGTCTTTGGTGTACTTTGGACAATGGGTTCCTTTTTATCTTCAGCATTGCTTTCTCCTAGGATACCCACTGTGGACTCCTCGTCATCAGGGAAATCACCATATTCGTTGTGCTCTTCAAATAGTGTTGATACTCCGTCTAAAAGACACAGGGAATCGTCGCCCATACAATCATCGTCGCCCAAATCAGACTCCCCGTCTATATCAAATAGTGAGGAGAGTCCATCTAGACGTAACTCAATGATGTTATCTTCATCACTAGATTCATCTTTAATTGATTCCTGGTCATCATCACTGTAGAATTGGTCGTCCTCACTCAAATCGGACTCCCCACGTTCACCAAATAGTGACGATAACCCATCAAGAAGTTCGCATACACACTCGTCTGACATTACGAGTTCCGTTGCAGCTGGTTCGGTATTGTCATCAGCACTCTCTGAATCACTTAAACGAAACTCGATGTTGTTATCGCCACTGTTGGAGTCATATCCAGATGATTCCTGGTCATCATCACTGTCGGATGGATCGTCCTCGACCAAATCAGAATCCTCTTGTTCATTAAATAGGGATGAAAACCCATCAAATTCGCGCAAGGATTCGTCTGACAATTCGGCTTGGGTGGAATTTGCTTCAATCTCCGAATGACTGGAAGATAATTCAGTTTTGTCATCTTCCGAGCTGTTTGATTCCGAATCAGTGATACTTGAATCAGTGTCATCAGAAGTGTCGTGTTCTCTGTGTCTGCCTAAACGGAAACGGAAAAGACGTCTTTTCACGACAGCATTTGATCGGTTTGCTGGGCATAGCAACACATAAAAAGGATGAAGGAAAAGAGGCCGATGGTAAAGATATCGACGGGGTTTAAGCTGAGACTGACTAAAAAAACTTCTTACTttcaattattatcaatacgcACCCCCAAATGGCAAAGTGCCTTCTGTAAAATTCGTCTTTTTGCAGGCCCAATGGAAATTTCCTAGCTGAAAAGGCATTTTCCGTCcggattc
The Acropora muricata isolate sample 2 chromosome 3, ASM3666990v1, whole genome shotgun sequence genome window above contains:
- the LOC136911324 gene encoding uncharacterized protein, which codes for MNYLATSTDKTLARRIKQVTMSHNTKSSKYVFENGQYLGDYYKKSKFFLSETLKGRSIYHTVEELTVSVQGHYQVSTYKLTMTEKHYNSNLKSIFDSLTYRVFRNVEPSPQKARVEEIRANIRSRHREHDTSDDTDSSITDSESNSSEDDKTELSSSHSEIEANSTQAELSDESLREFDGFSSLFNEQEDSDLVEDDPSDSDDDQESSGYDSNSGDNNIEFRLSDSESADDNTEPAATELVMSDECVCELLDGLSSLFGERGESDLSEDDQFYSDDDQESIKDESSDEDNIIELRLDGLSSLFDIDGESDLGDDDCMGDDSLCLLDGVSTLFEEHNEYGDFPDDEESTVGILGESNAEDKKEPIVQSTPKTCHWETAIKSFKIAAGVAGVGLALYAAYKYFK